A stretch of the Bombus huntii isolate Logan2020A unplaced genomic scaffold, iyBomHunt1.1 ctg00000108.1, whole genome shotgun sequence genome encodes the following:
- the LOC126876963 gene encoding venom serine protease Bi-VSP-like: MIEYRIGAWPWIAALGFRNPRNPDKPLWKCGGSLISARHVLTAAHCAHMDGIENIHNHNIAILRLVEEVPFSRYVYPICTKEPLRKSNFVGYNPLVAGWGALRYRRPRRNALMEVQMPVIKNAECKIAYSKFPNAPDITDGIICAEHAQGGEDSCTADRGGPLLIQHELTSYLIGIVSYAYKCGTAGYPSVYTRVTSYLDFILQAMQ, translated from the exons atgatcgaatatcgaatag gcgcttggccatggatcgctgcattaggttttcgtaatccccgaaacccagacaaaccactatggaagtgcggaggttccctgatatcggctaggcatgttttgaccgcagcacattgtgcacatatggatggaatagaaaacatacacaatcataatattgccattcttagattggtggaggaggtgccattttcga ggtacgtatatcccatttgtacgaaagagcccctacgaaagagcaacttcgtcggctataacccccttgttgctggatggggagcattaagatata gacgaccacgacgtaatgcattaatggaagtacaaatgccagtgattaagaacgccgaatgcaaaatagcttattccaaatttcctaatgcacctgatatcactgatggtataatatgcgccgaacatgctcagggtggagaggattcttgtacg gctgaccgcggcggaccactgctgatacaacatgaattaacctcgtatttaataggtattgtgtcttatgcttataagtgcggcacagctgggtatcccagcgtttacactagggtcacatcgtaccttgacttcattctccaagcgatgcaataa